In Deinococcus seoulensis, a genomic segment contains:
- a CDS encoding alpha/beta fold hydrolase, which yields MTASTPAPRPPSQDASAPALFHVRRGQGKPLLLIHGLGSSWQTWAPILPGLEAQREVIAVDLPGFGHTPPLPGEVSIATLADAVTEFLTRENLLGIDAVGTSMGARLVLELARRGGVLGAVVSLDPGGFWQGWERAFFYSTVAASIKLIRALQPVMPALTASPVTRSALFAQFSSHPWALSPELTLTEMRSFAASPSTDELLRNLAYGEAQQGLPRGRLARPLVIGWGRWDRVCLPVQASRAKELFPDARLHWFDHSGHFPHWDMPAQTLRVILDTTA from the coding sequence ATGACTGCATCCACACCCGCCCCCCGGCCCCCGTCCCAGGACGCTTCCGCACCTGCGCTCTTCCACGTCCGGCGCGGCCAGGGCAAGCCGCTGCTGCTCATCCACGGGCTGGGCAGTTCCTGGCAGACGTGGGCGCCGATCCTGCCCGGACTGGAAGCGCAGCGTGAGGTGATCGCCGTCGACCTGCCCGGCTTCGGCCACACGCCCCCGTTGCCCGGCGAGGTGAGTATCGCCACGCTCGCCGACGCGGTGACCGAGTTCCTGACGCGGGAGAACCTCCTGGGCATCGATGCCGTGGGCACCTCGATGGGGGCCCGGCTGGTGCTGGAACTCGCGCGGCGTGGGGGCGTCCTGGGCGCGGTGGTGTCGCTCGATCCCGGCGGGTTCTGGCAGGGCTGGGAACGGGCCTTCTTCTACAGCACGGTGGCGGCGTCCATCAAACTGATCCGCGCGCTCCAGCCGGTCATGCCCGCCCTGACGGCGTCGCCCGTCACCCGCAGCGCCCTGTTCGCCCAGTTCTCCTCGCATCCGTGGGCGCTGAGTCCGGAACTCACCCTGACCGAGATGAGGAGTTTCGCGGCCTCGCCGTCCACGGATGAACTGCTGCGGAACCTCGCGTATGGCGAGGCGCAGCAGGGCCTGCCCCGGGGCCGGCTGGCGCGCCCGCTGGTGATCGGCTGGGGGCGCTGGGACCGGGTGTGCCTGCCGGTCCAGGCGTCGAGGGCTAAGGAGCTGTTTCCCGACGCCCGGCTGCATTGGTTCGACCACAGCGGCCACTTCCCGCACTGGGACATGCCTGCCCAGACGCTGCGCGTGATCCTGGACACCACCGCCTGA